The Nonlabens spongiae genome contains a region encoding:
- a CDS encoding efflux RND transporter periplasmic adaptor subunit, with the protein MKKFITFSIAAILLASCGSEPTLDDLIADQNTEAIQQRKTQLLNQKKELENKISSIESYLNENTKKKEGVLVSIAAVEDTLYNHYIELQGSVDTKKNITLMAEMQGILTNVYVTEGQKVRKGQRLARIDDGGLAQQIEQMKVQEQLAKTTYERQKRLWDQNIGSEIQFLQAKANYEAQQSSISSMQQRLAKSVITAPFAGTIDEVITEQGSTVSPGMTQLFRIVNLDDMYIEVEVPETYIASVKEGTDVKVEFPVLGESVESEVRQSSSYINPANRSFKIEIPVENKDQNIKPNLTARIKINDYTNESALLLPLAVISENQNGEQYVMVAENLKEGDNGFNTAVAKRRIIQTGKTSNNMVEITEGLEKGEMIIVEGARSVKPDQEIRIKA; encoded by the coding sequence ATGAAAAAGTTTATCACCTTCTCCATAGCTGCGATTCTTCTAGCTTCTTGCGGTAGCGAGCCTACCCTGGATGATCTAATCGCAGATCAGAATACAGAAGCCATTCAACAACGTAAAACGCAACTGCTCAATCAGAAAAAAGAACTTGAGAACAAGATCAGTTCCATCGAGTCTTATCTCAATGAGAATACAAAGAAGAAAGAAGGCGTTCTGGTAAGTATTGCTGCAGTTGAAGACACTTTATACAATCATTATATCGAGTTACAAGGAAGTGTTGATACAAAAAAGAACATAACCTTAATGGCAGAGATGCAGGGAATTCTTACTAATGTATATGTAACCGAAGGCCAGAAAGTAAGAAAAGGGCAGCGACTCGCCCGAATAGATGATGGTGGTCTTGCTCAACAAATTGAGCAAATGAAAGTTCAAGAGCAGCTAGCAAAAACTACTTATGAACGCCAGAAGAGATTATGGGATCAAAACATAGGTTCTGAAATTCAATTTTTGCAGGCAAAGGCAAATTATGAAGCTCAGCAAAGCTCCATAAGTAGTATGCAGCAACGACTTGCAAAATCTGTTATCACTGCACCTTTTGCAGGAACCATCGACGAGGTGATTACGGAACAGGGAAGCACTGTAAGCCCAGGTATGACACAACTATTCCGCATTGTGAATCTCGATGATATGTATATCGAGGTAGAGGTTCCTGAAACCTACATAGCGAGCGTTAAAGAAGGAACTGACGTGAAGGTGGAGTTTCCGGTTTTGGGAGAAAGCGTTGAGAGCGAAGTGCGTCAGAGCAGTTCTTATATCAATCCCGCAAACCGATCATTCAAGATCGAGATACCAGTAGAGAACAAGGATCAGAACATCAAACCTAATCTTACTGCGCGCATAAAAATAAATGATTATACAAATGAAAGCGCTCTACTATTGCCGCTTGCTGTGATAAGCGAGAATCAGAATGGGGAACAATATGTAATGGTTGCTGAGAATCTTAAAGAAGGAGATAATGGCTTTAATACCGCTGTCGCGAAAAGAAGAATCATTCAAACTGGAAAGACCAGTAATAACATGGTAGAGATCACAGAAGGTCTGGAAAAAGGTGAGATGATCATCGTAGAAGGTGCACGAAGTGTAAAACCTGATCAAGAGATCAGAATCAAAGCATAA
- a CDS encoding TolC family protein, giving the protein MNKLSMMVWILMVLAFAKAYPQQSPPEQTSFSLQEAINYGLENNYQAINAQRDIAKALKQKWETTATGLPQINGEVGYNYNIEVPLSPVPAQFFDPNAQPGEFAAVPFAPKQSANLTATLTQLIFDGSYIVALEASKTFLDFSKNADNKTKLEVRKGIINAYGGVLLTEENVAILSSNLSTIEENLRETTKIFENGLAEEEDVEQLKITRSQLANQLNSAQRQVAISRDMLKLALGIPLETTITLTDDLETLAKENMDMAMTQPELELEKNVDYQIAYNLTEQRRLEYKLERSKSLPSLGAFVNYGINSFGEDFVFLDANNAWFDQSTAGLSLTVPIFSSFGRKAAQDRTKIAWDQAETDLEQQVQQINLDYQRVSSNYQLAIDNYQTSKDNLALAERIENKNSIKFKEGLATSFDLRQAQLQLYSTQSEYLNSMYQVIAEKANLETVLNTPDFINIQD; this is encoded by the coding sequence ATGAACAAGCTATCCATGATGGTATGGATTTTAATGGTTCTCGCTTTCGCGAAAGCGTACCCTCAACAATCCCCTCCAGAACAGACCAGCTTCTCGTTACAGGAGGCCATCAATTATGGTCTAGAAAACAACTATCAAGCGATCAATGCTCAACGCGATATCGCCAAAGCTCTGAAACAAAAGTGGGAAACTACGGCCACCGGTTTGCCGCAAATCAATGGTGAAGTGGGATATAACTATAATATCGAGGTCCCCTTATCACCTGTTCCTGCCCAGTTTTTTGATCCAAATGCTCAACCGGGAGAATTTGCTGCGGTACCCTTTGCGCCTAAACAGAGTGCAAACCTTACAGCGACGCTTACTCAGCTCATTTTTGACGGTTCCTACATAGTAGCGCTTGAAGCCTCAAAGACTTTTCTGGACTTCTCAAAAAATGCTGATAACAAAACGAAGCTTGAAGTACGCAAAGGCATTATCAATGCTTATGGTGGCGTTTTACTTACTGAAGAAAATGTTGCCATCTTAAGCAGCAACCTCTCAACTATAGAAGAAAACTTGCGGGAGACCACTAAAATCTTTGAGAACGGTCTCGCTGAGGAAGAAGATGTAGAACAACTTAAAATCACACGGTCTCAGCTCGCTAATCAGTTGAACAGCGCCCAGCGCCAAGTTGCTATTTCTAGAGACATGTTGAAACTGGCCTTAGGGATACCTCTTGAGACAACAATCACTCTTACTGATGACCTAGAGACTCTTGCCAAAGAAAACATGGACATGGCGATGACACAACCAGAGCTTGAACTTGAGAAAAATGTAGATTACCAGATCGCATATAACCTCACAGAACAGCGCAGACTGGAATACAAACTAGAGCGTTCAAAATCTTTGCCCTCTCTAGGCGCATTTGTAAACTATGGTATCAACAGCTTCGGTGAGGATTTTGTTTTTCTAGATGCAAATAATGCCTGGTTTGATCAGAGCACAGCGGGCTTGAGTCTTACCGTTCCTATCTTTAGTTCTTTTGGTCGCAAGGCCGCTCAAGACCGCACAAAAATTGCATGGGATCAAGCAGAGACTGACCTTGAGCAGCAAGTGCAACAAATCAATCTGGATTATCAACGAGTCAGCAGCAACTACCAGCTAGCCATTGATAATTATCAAACGAGCAAGGACAATCTCGCACTCGCAGAGCGTATCGAGAACAAAAACTCAATAAAATTTAAGGAAGGTCTCGCTACCAGTTTTGATTTGAGACAAGCTCAGCTTCAGCTTTACTCCACTCAATCAGAATACCTCAATAGTATGTACCAGGTCATTGCTGAAAAGGCAAACCTTGAAACCGTACTCAACACCCCAGATTTTATAAACATACAAGACTAA
- a CDS encoding TetR/AcrR family transcriptional regulator yields the protein MTDIKNEILQKSKDLFLSLGFKSVTMDDIARELGMSKKTLYSYYNKKERLVADSVLFVFNDICCDIDGICEASTNPIQELYDIKRMVLSKLKGDKSSPIHQLQRYYPKVHDDLKSRHFDHMQECFNKNLKEGIAQGLYIPTINREFVSRIYFVGMQGIKDLEIFPIDKFPVQELYDQYLDYHLRGIVTPAGRKILNQITNKNHD from the coding sequence ATGACTGATATTAAAAACGAAATATTACAAAAATCCAAAGACCTCTTCCTATCACTAGGATTCAAGAGCGTTACCATGGATGACATTGCTAGAGAGCTGGGAATGAGTAAAAAGACGCTCTATAGTTATTACAATAAGAAAGAGCGCCTCGTGGCAGACTCTGTCCTATTTGTATTTAATGACATATGTTGCGATATAGACGGTATTTGTGAGGCATCTACAAATCCTATCCAAGAACTTTATGACATCAAGCGTATGGTGTTATCTAAACTCAAAGGCGACAAGTCTTCACCCATCCATCAACTGCAACGCTATTATCCCAAGGTACACGATGATCTTAAATCAAGACACTTTGATCACATGCAAGAATGTTTCAACAAGAACCTGAAAGAAGGAATCGCACAAGGTCTTTACATCCCTACGATCAATAGGGAGTTTGTCTCGCGCATTTACTTCGTAGGTATGCAAGGCATCAAGGATCTCGAGATATTTCCTATAGATAAATTTCCAGTGCAAGAATTGTATGACCAGTATCTGGATTACCACCTACGTGGGATCGTAACTCCTGCCGGGCGTAAAATACTTAACCAAATCACTAATAAAAACCACGACTAG